The region GTGAACATAGCCAAGCGCATCGATAGCGGCATGGACTTTAGCGATCGTCGCTTGTGATATTTTCCCTTTCTGGCGCAGCACCAGCGAGACGGTGGAAACGGAAACGCCCGCCTGTTTAGCGACATCAATGATGCTGACTTTCTTCAAACTCGCTCCCTGATTTTCCCGGTTTTCCACCTGATATGGCGCGTACTGGACGCGCCAACCCGGTATCTTATTATTTGCCGATCATTGTGGACATGGTCTGGGCGATAAATTGCGCCCTCGCACCGAAAATAACCTGAATACCGCTATCACCGACAAATACTACGCCGCGCGCGCCCAGGCCATTAAGGCCATCTTTATCCACCATTTCACTTTTCGCCACTTCCAGGCGCAAACGGGTGATACAGGAACCGACGGAGTCGATATTTTGCGCACCACCCAGCATGGCGATGATCTCGGTTGCCAGTTCGCTGTCAGTTTTATCATCTGCCACAGCGGTAACTTCCGTGCGTCCCGGCGTTTTCACGTCGAAGCGACGGATCACAAAACGGAAGGTGAAGTAATAAATCAGCGCCATCGGGATGCCAACGATCACCGCGTTAAGGAAGTTGGTCTGATAACCGTTAAACGACGGCAGGATGCCGAACGACAAGTAGTCGATAAATCCGGCAGAGAAGGATTTCGCGATGTGCGCGTGCAGCAGGTACATCGTCATATACGCCAGACCGGCCATAATGGCGTTAAAGACGTAAAGAATGGGCGCGACGAAGATAAAGGTGAATTCAACCGGCTCGGTAATGCCGGTCAGGAAGCAGGTCAACGCCGCAGAGAAGAGAATACCGAACGCGATCTTCTTATTGCGGGTGTGCGCTTCGTGGTACATCGCAAGGCAGGCCGCAGGCAGCGCAAACAGCATCAGCGGGAACTCACCCTGCATAAACTTACCGGCGTTCTGGTAGGTATCACTGCTAAAGGATTTCACGCCTTCTTCCAGCATCTTGAACCAGATAGTCTGATCGCCATGGATCACCTGGCCGGCCTGCGTGGTGTAATCGCCAAACGAATACCAGAACGACGGATACCAGATATGGTGCAGACCGAGTGGGATCAGCGCGCGTTCCACTAAACCGAAAATAAACGTCGACGCGGCCTGATTATCGCCGTTGACGATAACGGAAAGCGCATCGATGCCCGCCTGAATATGTTGCCAGACATAGGGCAGCAGCAGGCCGAGCACAAAGGATAAGAATGCGGTAGCGATGGCAACAAAACGCTTACCAGAGAAGAAGCCGAGGAACTCCGGTAACTGCATGGTGTGGAAGCGGTTATAACACCAGGCGGCAAGAATACCGCAGATCAGCCCGCCAAAAACGCCCATTTGCAGGGTAGGAATGCCGACCACCATGGCATATTTTCCGCCCTGCGAGGCCATTTCCGGCGTGATACCTAACATGGTGCCGATAGTGATATTGGTAATGAACACCGATACCGCGGCTGAAAGCGCCGCAATACCCGATTCTGAAGCGAGACCAACCGCCGAACCGATGGCGAACAACATCGGCAGGTTATCGAAGATAACGCCACCTGCGTTCATCATCAGCGGCAGGTGAAATTTATCGCCGAAAGCAAGTAACAGGCCTGCGGCTGGCAGCAACGAGATTGGCAACATTAACGCGCGGCCAATCATCGACAATTTAGACAATGATTTAACAAACCCTGATATCAGACTCATGCTGATTTCCCCCGAAGTAGCGCTCTTTTGGCGCCGTTATTGTTAGTAGAACGTTTTAGTAGAACGTTCTACTCATCGTGGGATAAGTCGTAACGGGCTGCAACTAAATTTTCACATTTAGCCAGATGAATTAATGATTCTTTGAGGTTGATCGGTAATTAACCGTGATGATGGCAGGGGGAAGGAGAAAGAAGGTGCCGGGCTGCGGTGATGCGACACCCGGCGTGCTACGCGTGATTACGCGGTGACAGTAACGCTTTGGCCTTCAAAACTCACCGTTTGACCGGCGACGATTTTGCAGCGTTTGCGTGTTTCAACCGCGCCATCCACTTTGACAAAGCCATCGGCAATGGCGATTTTCGCCTGCGCGCCGCTTTCGCTCCAGCCTTCGAGTTTCAGCAGATCGCACAGCTCAACGTGCGGATGTTTACCGAGAGAAAATGTTGCCATCTTAAACGCCTTTTACATCATGGTATTCTTCACACGCCTGCAGCGTGTTCTGGATCAGGGTGGCGACCGTCATTGGGCCAACGCCACCCGGTACCGGCGTAATATACGCTGCTCGCGCGGCGGCTTCTTCATAAATCACATCGCCTACGACTTTGCCGTTTTCCAGACGGTTAATACCGACATCAATCACAATCGCGCCTTCTTTGATCCACTCGCCGGGAATAAAGCCCGGTTTACCCACGGCGACAATCAGCAGGTCGGCGTTTTCAACGTGCTGGCGCAGGTTTTTAGTGAAGCGGTGCGTCACGGTGGTGGTGCAACCGGCCAGCAGCAGTTCCATGCTCATCGGACGGCCAACGATATTGGACGCGCCAATCACCACGGCGTTGAGGCCGAAGGTGTCAATGTTGTAACGCTCCAGCAGCGTGACAATACCGCGTGGCGTGCACGGGCGCAGACGCGGCGCACGCTGGCAAAGGCGGCCTACGTTATACGGGTGGAAACCATCTACGTCTTTGTCCGGCGCGATGCGTTCCAGCACTTTCACATTGTCGATGCCCGCAGGCAGCGGCAACTGCACCAGAATACCGTCAATGGCGGTATCGGCGTTCAGCTTGTCGATAAGCGCCAGCAGTTCCGCTTCGCTGGTGGTTTCCGGGAGATCGTAAGAGCGGGAGATGAAACCCACTTCCTCACAGGCTTTGCGCTTGCTGCCGACATAAATTTGTGATGCCGGGTTGCTGCCAACCAGTACGACCGCCAGGCCCGGAGCGCGAAATCCTGCCGCGACGCGCGCCCGAACTTTTTCAGCAACCTCAGAGCGCACCTGCTGCGCAATCGTTTTACCATCAATAATCTTTGCTGCCATCAGAGAGAGGATTCCATCTGTCATATCAACTAAGGGGATGGCGGCTATTTTGTCAGAAGCGCGGCGCGCTGTCAGTCACCGTTTGCGGATTTCGCCGCCGCTGCGCCTGAAATCTCAGCAGATCAAGGGCTTCGCCGTTGCTGGTTGTTAACCAAATTTCAACAATTCATCACCCTTAAGAAAGTCCGCTATTAAGCCACTGTTACAGGCGTTTACGGCTATTTCTTATCCCTTTAATAAATAAAAGCCAGGCCTTTTCTTAAGCCCGAATAAGAACAGACCTGGTGTAATGACAGTAATGGCGAATATTTTAACTTTTACGAAATCACTACTGTCGTGCTGTGGCTAGTTGTTATGTCCACAGAGAAAAATATTGGGTGTTTTCCCAGGGAAGAAATGGGAAGCGAATAAGTTGTTCCCGATGCGTTATATCTTCACAGGAAAAGATTCTTTCATCTGGTATTTAGCGTATTCAAGTCTCAAACGGTTTTCGGCAGGATGTCGGAATCGCAACTTTTTATTTCAAGGAGAACATTATGAAAATGAAATTAATGGCTAGTTCTGTTGCTGCTGGATTGATGCTGATGGCAGGTGCCGTACAAGCAGACACCGTAAGCGGCGGTAATATACATTTTGACGGGGAACTGGTGAACGCAGCTTGCGCGGTCAGCACTGCTTCCGCCGACCAGACAGTGACGCTGGGGCAATATCGCACCGCTTCATTCCCGGATGTAGGGGCAACCAGCGGCTCTGTACCGTTCAACATTGTGCTTAATGACTGCGATCCTGCCATCTTCCCGACGGCTTCTGTCGCGTTCTCGGGCCAGGCCGATGCCGCCGATAATACGCTACTGGCGGTCACCTCCAGTGACAACAGTGCAACGGCAAGCGGGGTGGGGATCGAAATTCTTGATAATGCCTCGAAAACACTGAGCCCGGACGGCGCAAGCTTCTCCACCGCTCAGGCGCTGCTTGAAGGCACCAACACATTACACTTCTCCGCACGTTACAAAGCCACCAGCGCGACCGCGACACCAGGGCAGGCAAATGCGGATGCGACGTTCATCATGAAATACGAATAACCCATTACTTCCAGGGATGACATGGCCTCAGGGACGAGGCGCTTGACAATGTAATGCGGGAAATTATTCATGATGAGGACAGGTCTCACGCTGGCGCTGTTTGATCAAAAGCAGCGACACAGCATGCCGCTCTCTTATTTCCCCACGATCGCTAATGAAGCGGCAATCCATTTTTATGCACGCTACCGCGCGATTACAGAGCGTATTACGACACGACGTTTACATTCTGTTGTCTGGTTTCCGCTGGTCTACCCCTGACATATTTCTTATGGCCCGCATAATATTCTGAAGAGTTATTTGCGCTATGAACATTTTTTTAAAATCAGGTTGGATTATCAGTCTTTTATTATCTATCGCGCTGCCAGTAAACGCCGCTGGGGGAATAGCACTTGGCGCAACCCGGGTTATTTATCCTGCCGGGGATAAGCAGACCTCGCTTTCTATTTCTAATAGCGATGGAAAAGCACGTTTTCTGGTGAATTCATGGGTGGAAAATAGTCGTGGAGAAAAAGAAAAAACGTTTGTCGTGACCCCGCCGCTGTTTGTTAGCGAGCCGGAAAGTGAAAACACGCTGCGTATTATCTACGCCGGGCAACCGTTACCCGACGACCGCGAATCTCTGTTCTGGTTGAGCGTAAAAGCGATTCCATCGATGAATAAAGAGAACGCCACAGACAAAAATGTGCTGCAATTGGCTGTTCTCTCTCGCATTAAGCTATTTGTTCGCCCGAAAAGTCTATCGGGGTTAACAGAGGATGCGTCTGCGAAACTGCAGTTTTCGCGTCTCGATAAACACCTGAACATCACTAATCCCTCAGCGTATTACATCACTCTGGTGAATGTTCATATGGGCAAACAGAAGCTCGACAATGTCATGGTTGCGCCTAAAGGCCGCGCTCAGTTGCTTATTCCGCCTGATGCTCAGGGCGGAGTGACTTTCCAGACGGTGAATGATTACGGCGCGCTGACGCCGGTGAAAACCGTTGGTCTGCCATAACAGAGACAAATGACAGGGATGTCTATGAATAAGCGTACGTCTCCTTCAGCTTACTCACGGCTGGCGTTGTCGCTGCTGGCGGTGTTGCACCCGGCGATGAGCCGCGCTGAGAACTACTTCAACCCGGCGTTTTTATCAGAGGATGCCGCTGCCGTTGCCGATTTATCACGCTTTGAAAAAGGTAACCAGCCGCCGGGCGTTTATCGGGTGGATATCTGGCGCGACGGTGAATTTATCGCCACCCAGGATCTGCGTTTTGATATTGCCCGTCACGGGGCGACGCCCGCTTCCGGTGGTCTGATGCCATGCTTCACTCTCGATTTGCTCAAGCGGTTGGGCGTTAATATTCGCGCTTTTCCGGCGCTGCTCACCGACAAAGGTGACGCCTGTATCGATATCACGACCGCTATACCGGGGGCTGAAGCTGTTTTTGATTTCTCAGCAATGCGGCTGAATATTGGGTTACCCCAGGCTTCGATGCTGAACAGCGCGCGCGGTTACATTCCTGCCGAGGAGTGGGACGAAGGCATTACCGCCGGGTTGCTTAACTATAGCTTTACAGGGAGCCACAGCACCGGCAGCAATAACGGTTTTCTGAGCTTACAAAGCGGGCTGAATTATGGCCCATGGCGGTTGCGTAATAATGGTGCCTGGCGCTACAGCAGCAGTGGAGCGGAACACACCCGCAGCTGGAAGACCATCGGAAGCTGGTTGCAACGTTCCCTTATCCCGCTGAAAAGCGAGCTGGTGATGGGCGACAGTAATACCGGCAGCGACGTGTTTGATAGCCTCGGTTTTCGCGGGGTGCGCCTTTACTCTTCCGATAATATGTTTCCCGATAGCCTGCAGGGTTACGCACCAACCGTACGCGGCATTGCGCGCACGCCTGCCAAATTAACCATCCGCCAGAACGGCTATGTCATTTATCAGAGTTATGTCTCGGCGGGTGCTTTTGTGATTTCTGATCTGAACCCTACCTCATCCAGCGGCGATCTGGACGTTACCGTCGATGAGAAAGATGGCCGTCAACAACGTTATACGGTGCCGTATTCGACGGTGCCGATCCTGCAACGTGAAGGACGCTTTAAATATGACCTCGTGGCCGGGAATTTTCGCAGCGGCAACGATCAACAATCTTCCCCTTCTTTTGTTCAGGGGAGCGTGATCGGCGGCCTGGCGGGCGGTTACACCGCCTATGGCGGAACCCAACTGGCAAAACGTTATAACGCCTTTGTGCTGGGGGCTGGAAAAAACCTTGGCGGCTGGGGGGCGATATCGCTCGATTTTACCCAGGCACGCAGTGAACTGGCGGATGGCAGTACGCATCAGGGGCAATCGTTGCGCTTTTTGTATGCCAAATCACTCAACCAATATGGCACCAACTTTCAGCTACTCGGGTATCGCTACTCAACGCGTGGGTTTTACACGCTGAGTGATGTCGCCTATCGCCGCATGGAGGGGTATGAGTATGAAGATCAGGACGAAAGTGAGGGGGGACGGAAGCCAAAACCGGTGCTTGTTAGCTATCACAACCTCAACAACAACAGAAAAGGGCGCTTTCAGGTCAATATCTCGCAAAACCTGGGGGATTACGGCTCGTTGTATATTTCCGGCAGCCAACAAACTTACTGGAACAATGTTAAGCCCAGCAGTTGGTATCAGATTGGTTACGCCAGCGGCTGGCGGGGGATAAGCTACTCGCTTACCTGGTCGTGGAACCGCTCACCCGGCATCAATAATACGGATCGTATTATTGCGTTGAATCTTTCCGTACCGTTTAGCGCTCTGAGCGGGCAGCACTTCAGCCGGGGAAGTGCGCTGGATCACACGTATGCCAGCCTTAACGCTAGCCGTAACAGCAACGGACAAAATAGCTGGCAGAGCGGGGTTGGCGGCACTTTACTTGAAGGGCGTAACCTTAGTTACATCGTAAGCCAGGGGCACAGCAGTACAAGTGGTTACAGCGGCAGCGCCAGTGCCAACTGGCAGGCCGGCTGGGGCACGCTCGGCCTCGGTTATAACTACGATCCCTACCAGCACGAATATAACTGGCAGCTTGGCGGTGGCGTGGTCGCGCATGTCGACGGGGTAACTTTTGGCCAGCCGCTTGGCGATACCAACGTACTTATCAAAGCGCCGGGCGCGCAGGGCGTGCGGGTGGAAAATCAGACCGGGGTGCAAACCGACTGGCGAGGCTACGCCATCGTCCCTTATGCCTCCGTTTATCGATACAACCGCATTGCGCTTGATACCAACACGATGGATAACCACACCGATGTGCAAAACAGCGTCAGTAGCGTCGTGCCCACGCAGGGCGCGCTGGTCCGTGCCAGCTTTGACACCCGGATTGGTGTACGCGCACTGATTTCGCTGATGCGTGGCGATCGCCCGGTGCCGTTTGGTTCGGTGGTACGTGAAACCGGCAGCGGCGTGACCAGCATGGTGGGCGAGGACGGACAGGCGTATTTAAGCGGTTTGCCATTGCAGGGTGAACTGCTGGTGCAGTGGGGAGACGGCACGCAATCGCGCTGCCTTGCTCGCTACTCCTTACCGGAAGCCAGCCTGCAACAGGCGGTGGTGATGACAAGCGCCCGTTGTGAACAAGGATGATTTTATGAACAGATTTCATGCACTGCTTTGCGGCTTGTTGTTACTGTCAGCGACGTCGACGCAGGCCACAATTTGTGTGAACGCGAAGGGCATACCGACAGATATCTATTATGACCTGTCGAACCTGTTTACCAGCGGGAATAACCATGTTGGTGAGGTGGTGACGTTGCCGGAAAAATCCGGCTGGGTTGGCGTCCAGGCTATCTGTCCTGCCGGCACCAAAGTGAATTACACCTACCGAAGCTATGTCTCTGACTTGCCGATACATACCATTGATGGCGGTTACAAATACATGAGATTAAATGATTATCTGGAAGGGGCGATGAGCATCACCGATGATTACGCCGGCATCTTTTTCCCGCCGAGAAATTTTATCCGCATGGGAACACACCCCAACGTACCCAATCAGAAACCTTTTGGTGTAATGGACTCGAAGCTTATCTTTAAACTTAAAGTGGTGCGGCCGTTTATCAATATGGTGCCGATCCCGCGCCAAACCATGTTCAGGGTATATGTCACCAGTACGGACATCGATGCCCTCACGGTACCGGTCTATACCATTAGCTACAGCGGCAAAGTGGAAGTGCCGCAAAGCTGCAAACTCAATGCAGGCCAGGTCGTTGAATTTGAGTTTGATAAAATTGGCGCCGCGCTCTTTAGCCAGGCCGGGCCGGGGAACCGCCCGAACGGCGTTGATCCGCAAATTAAAACCGTGGCAATAGCGTGCACCAATGTTGACGCTCAGGCCTATCTTTCGATGCGTCTGGAAGCGGAAAAAGCCAGTGGGCAGGTAATGGTTTCTGATAACCCTGATGTGGGGTTTGTCGTGGCCGACCGTGAGGGCAATCCGCTTACCCCCAACACGCTGGGTAGCAAAATCCCTTTCCAGCTTGATGACAACGCCGCTGCGCATGTTGATATCAGTGCGTGGCCGGTCAGCGTCACAGGCTTCAAACCCGCCGAGGGCGATTTTGTGGCGCGGGGCTATTTGCGCGTTGATTATGATTAAGGAGCCGTGATGTTTATCAAACCACGCCATGTCATGCTCGTTGGCTGCTGGCTGAGCCCGTTTGCGATCGCCGATACGCCGCTTGGAGAAATCAACATTCAGTTACGCGCAACGGTAGTGGACTTTACATGCTATGCCGAGACGGCCGACAACGACAAAACGGTGCAATTAGGACGTTGGCCAACCAAACAGCTGCAAAATGCGGGTAATACCACGCCACTGGTACCTTTTAGCTTGCGGTTAGTGGGGGGCCCGCCAGGTAGCGCATCGATCACCTTTTCGGGGAAAGCCGCCAGCAACCCGGCACTGCTGGCGTTAAAAGATAGCGTGATGGCACAGAAAGTGGCTATTGAGCTGCGCGACAGAGATCGTACGCCGCTAGCGCTGGCGACAGCCAGCCAGGATATAGCCGTGGACAGCAATGGCAATGCAACGCTGCAGTTCTACGCAAATTACATCGCGCTGGCAGATAATCCTGTACCCGGTACGGCAAATGCCGATGCCACTTTCGCGATTAATTACTATTAATTTTATTTTCAATAAAGCATACGCCCGGTAATCTTTTTCCGGGCGTATAGTGCTATAGCAGTTCGTGTGATTTGGCGTAATCAATCAACTCGACGATGGTATGCACACCGAGTTTCGAAAAAATATTCGATTTATGGGCGCTGATCGTCTTGTTGCTTAATAAAAGCTGTTCCGCAATTTCTTTGTTCGATAAT is a window of Enterobacter sp. R4-368 DNA encoding:
- a CDS encoding PTS transporter subunit EIIC; its protein translation is MSLISGFVKSLSKLSMIGRALMLPISLLPAAGLLLAFGDKFHLPLMMNAGGVIFDNLPMLFAIGSAVGLASESGIAALSAAVSVFITNITIGTMLGITPEMASQGGKYAMVVGIPTLQMGVFGGLICGILAAWCYNRFHTMQLPEFLGFFSGKRFVAIATAFLSFVLGLLLPYVWQHIQAGIDALSVIVNGDNQAASTFIFGLVERALIPLGLHHIWYPSFWYSFGDYTTQAGQVIHGDQTIWFKMLEEGVKSFSSDTYQNAGKFMQGEFPLMLFALPAACLAMYHEAHTRNKKIAFGILFSAALTCFLTGITEPVEFTFIFVAPILYVFNAIMAGLAYMTMYLLHAHIAKSFSAGFIDYLSFGILPSFNGYQTNFLNAVIVGIPMALIYYFTFRFVIRRFDVKTPGRTEVTAVADDKTDSELATEIIAMLGGAQNIDSVGSCITRLRLEVAKSEMVDKDGLNGLGARGVVFVGDSGIQVIFGARAQFIAQTMSTMIGK
- the ybcJ gene encoding ribosome-associated protein YbcJ — translated: MATFSLGKHPHVELCDLLKLEGWSESGAQAKIAIADGFVKVDGAVETRKRCKIVAGQTVSFEGQSVTVTA
- the folD gene encoding bifunctional methylenetetrahydrofolate dehydrogenase/methenyltetrahydrofolate cyclohydrolase FolD, which codes for MAAKIIDGKTIAQQVRSEVAEKVRARVAAGFRAPGLAVVLVGSNPASQIYVGSKRKACEEVGFISRSYDLPETTSEAELLALIDKLNADTAIDGILVQLPLPAGIDNVKVLERIAPDKDVDGFHPYNVGRLCQRAPRLRPCTPRGIVTLLERYNIDTFGLNAVVIGASNIVGRPMSMELLLAGCTTTVTHRFTKNLRQHVENADLLIVAVGKPGFIPGEWIKEGAIVIDVGINRLENGKVVGDVIYEEAAARAAYITPVPGGVGPMTVATLIQNTLQACEEYHDVKGV
- the fimA gene encoding type 1 fimbrial major subunit FimA, whose translation is MKMKLMASSVAAGLMLMAGAVQADTVSGGNIHFDGELVNAACAVSTASADQTVTLGQYRTASFPDVGATSGSVPFNIVLNDCDPAIFPTASVAFSGQADAADNTLLAVTSSDNSATASGVGIEILDNASKTLSPDGASFSTAQALLEGTNTLHFSARYKATSATATPGQANADATFIMKYE
- the fimC gene encoding type 1 fimbria chaperone FimC; the protein is MNIFLKSGWIISLLLSIALPVNAAGGIALGATRVIYPAGDKQTSLSISNSDGKARFLVNSWVENSRGEKEKTFVVTPPLFVSEPESENTLRIIYAGQPLPDDRESLFWLSVKAIPSMNKENATDKNVLQLAVLSRIKLFVRPKSLSGLTEDASAKLQFSRLDKHLNITNPSAYYITLVNVHMGKQKLDNVMVAPKGRAQLLIPPDAQGGVTFQTVNDYGALTPVKTVGLP
- a CDS encoding fimbrial biogenesis usher protein, encoding MNKRTSPSAYSRLALSLLAVLHPAMSRAENYFNPAFLSEDAAAVADLSRFEKGNQPPGVYRVDIWRDGEFIATQDLRFDIARHGATPASGGLMPCFTLDLLKRLGVNIRAFPALLTDKGDACIDITTAIPGAEAVFDFSAMRLNIGLPQASMLNSARGYIPAEEWDEGITAGLLNYSFTGSHSTGSNNGFLSLQSGLNYGPWRLRNNGAWRYSSSGAEHTRSWKTIGSWLQRSLIPLKSELVMGDSNTGSDVFDSLGFRGVRLYSSDNMFPDSLQGYAPTVRGIARTPAKLTIRQNGYVIYQSYVSAGAFVISDLNPTSSSGDLDVTVDEKDGRQQRYTVPYSTVPILQREGRFKYDLVAGNFRSGNDQQSSPSFVQGSVIGGLAGGYTAYGGTQLAKRYNAFVLGAGKNLGGWGAISLDFTQARSELADGSTHQGQSLRFLYAKSLNQYGTNFQLLGYRYSTRGFYTLSDVAYRRMEGYEYEDQDESEGGRKPKPVLVSYHNLNNNRKGRFQVNISQNLGDYGSLYISGSQQTYWNNVKPSSWYQIGYASGWRGISYSLTWSWNRSPGINNTDRIIALNLSVPFSALSGQHFSRGSALDHTYASLNASRNSNGQNSWQSGVGGTLLEGRNLSYIVSQGHSSTSGYSGSASANWQAGWGTLGLGYNYDPYQHEYNWQLGGGVVAHVDGVTFGQPLGDTNVLIKAPGAQGVRVENQTGVQTDWRGYAIVPYASVYRYNRIALDTNTMDNHTDVQNSVSSVVPTQGALVRASFDTRIGVRALISLMRGDRPVPFGSVVRETGSGVTSMVGEDGQAYLSGLPLQGELLVQWGDGTQSRCLARYSLPEASLQQAVVMTSARCEQG
- the fimH gene encoding type 1 fimbria D-mannose specific adhesin FimH translates to MNRFHALLCGLLLLSATSTQATICVNAKGIPTDIYYDLSNLFTSGNNHVGEVVTLPEKSGWVGVQAICPAGTKVNYTYRSYVSDLPIHTIDGGYKYMRLNDYLEGAMSITDDYAGIFFPPRNFIRMGTHPNVPNQKPFGVMDSKLIFKLKVVRPFINMVPIPRQTMFRVYVTSTDIDALTVPVYTISYSGKVEVPQSCKLNAGQVVEFEFDKIGAALFSQAGPGNRPNGVDPQIKTVAIACTNVDAQAYLSMRLEAEKASGQVMVSDNPDVGFVVADREGNPLTPNTLGSKIPFQLDDNAAAHVDISAWPVSVTGFKPAEGDFVARGYLRVDYD
- the sfmF gene encoding fimbria assembly protein, with protein sequence MFIKPRHVMLVGCWLSPFAIADTPLGEINIQLRATVVDFTCYAETADNDKTVQLGRWPTKQLQNAGNTTPLVPFSLRLVGGPPGSASITFSGKAASNPALLALKDSVMAQKVAIELRDRDRTPLALATASQDIAVDSNGNATLQFYANYIALADNPVPGTANADATFAINYY